Below is a genomic region from Sulfitobacter sp. OXR-159.
TCATCGGCGGTTACCACGTCGACCTTATTGAAGCGCAAAGCGAACGAGTCGCGCAGGCGCGTGCCGGGGTTGAGGGCAATCTCGCTGGCGCGTTGAAACGCGGCAAGCTGAGCGAACAGGCGCATGATACCGCTCTCGCTGCGCTGGACTGTACCGACAATCTGGATGCCGCGGGCCGGGCCGATCTGGTGATCGAGGCGATCTTTGAGGATATGACAGCCAAGACGGCACTTTTCACCAAGCTGGATGCGATCTGCAAACCCGGCGCGATCCTTGCCACCAATACCTCCTATCTCGATGTGAATGAAATCGCCGCCGCGACCAAACGGCCCCAAGATGTGATCGGTCTGCATTTCTTTTCGCCCGCCCATATCATGCGCCTGATCGAGGTGGTGGTCGCGAAGGAGACCGCCCCCGCTTGTGTCGCCTCGGCTTTCGCCTTGGCCCGCAAACTCGGCAAGGTGCCGGTGCGCGCAGAAGTCTGCGACGGCTTCATCGGCAATCGCATTCTGACCCAATACCGCCGAGCGGCCGATTACCTGCTGCTCGACGGCGCAAGTTTCACAGAGATCGACAGCGCGTTGGAGGATTTCGGCTTTGCCATGGGGCCCTTTGCGGTGTCCGACCTTGCCGGGCTCGACATCGCCAAGGCGACCCGAGACCGAAAGGCTGCCACGCGGTCAGCGGAGGAGCGTTATTCCCGCGTTGCTGATCTGATTTGCGATCAGGGTTGGTTTGGTCGAAAGACCGGGCAGGGCTATTACATCTACGAGGGTGGAAAGCAGCAGGGTGGGAACCCCGGAGCATTTGAGATTGTTGCAGCGGAGCGCCGCGCTCTGAACCTGCCCAAGCGCAGCTTCACCAGCGAAGAGATCGTTTCCCGCTGCCTCACCGCCATGATCGCTGAAGCTGTCCGCGTGCTCGAAGAGGGCATCGCCCTACGGCCCGTGGATATCGATGCGGTCGAGCCCTTTGGCTACGGCTTTCCCCGCCACCGCGGCGGGCCGATGCATCAGGCGGACCTGATCGGCCCCGCAGAGCTGATCCGGCGGATCGAGCTTTATGCCAACGAAGACCCCCAGTTTTGGCAAGTGCCGCACTTGCTGCGCGACATGGCGCGTGAAGGTCGCAGTTTTGCGGATTTGAACAGCGCAGCACCAGGACATGTCACAAAAGGAAGCACA
It encodes:
- a CDS encoding 3-hydroxyacyl-CoA dehydrogenase NAD-binding domain-containing protein, which produces MKDNVNRLVVIETEGEIGLIRLAKPPVNAIGLALRTAIYEGFQTLQRDSAVRAIVLYGEGRFFSAGADIRDFGKADVAPTLPHILTALNDSEKPVIAALHGVAFGGALEVALATHLRVGAGDLRIGLPEVKLGLLPGAGGAQRLPRLTGLAGAIDIICSGRDVSAREALDLGILDRLAEGAPREAGIAAARDVLAGMLAARRTDTRDVAEDLAAVEDAKARLKAKRPALQAPLTALEAVCAATLPIDEGLARERALFMELMAGEERAALVHAFFAERATVDIPEKTAQPRQIDHIAVIGGGTMGVGIATSLLIGGYHVDLIEAQSERVAQARAGVEGNLAGALKRGKLSEQAHDTALAALDCTDNLDAAGRADLVIEAIFEDMTAKTALFTKLDAICKPGAILATNTSYLDVNEIAAATKRPQDVIGLHFFSPAHIMRLIEVVVAKETAPACVASAFALARKLGKVPVRAEVCDGFIGNRILTQYRRAADYLLLDGASFTEIDSALEDFGFAMGPFAVSDLAGLDIAKATRDRKAATRSAEERYSRVADLICDQGWFGRKTGQGYYIYEGGKQQGGNPGAFEIVAAERRALNLPKRSFTSEEIVSRCLTAMIAEAVRVLEEGIALRPVDIDAVEPFGYGFPRHRGGPMHQADLIGPAELIRRIELYANEDPQFWQVPHLLRDMAREGRSFADLNSAAPGHVTKGSTK